One genomic window of Bos taurus isolate L1 Dominette 01449 registration number 42190680 breed Hereford chromosome Y, ARS-UCD2.0, whole genome shotgun sequence includes the following:
- the LOC100298830 gene encoding putative GTP-binding protein 6 yields MWALRALRAAGRGGAWLSRAVRGCRPPRAALLPPPPHPERALAAVRGGLGCSEGREGGGGGSRADGQRSRADGEEEPKDAEEEEDEEELLRRDPLLPAGTQRVCLVHPEVKWGPGKTQGTRAEWQVAEARALVCTLDGWLVVDTMVVRTTTPDKKLIFGRGTLEQLTERIRGSPEITSVFLNVERLATPTKKDLEAAWRVPVFDRFTVVLHIFRCNARTKEARLQVALAELPLLRSHVKSNVAHLGGRGRSSRYTMGSGESFLQLQQRLLRDREAKIQKALERLRCKRRLLGQQRRRKEFPVVSVVGYTNCGKTTLIKALTGDAAIQPRNQLFATLDITAHAGRLPSALTVLYMDTIGFLSQLPHSLVESFSATLQDVAHSDLIVHVRDVSHPETELQKASVLSALWGLGLPDALLESMVEVHNKVDLVPGYTPVEPDVLAVSALLGLGLDELMARVEDAVLRATGRRTLTLRVRLAGPQLSWLHQEATVQAVDVIPEAGAADVKVIISDSAYGRFRKLFPG; encoded by the exons ATGTGGGCCTTGCGGGCCTTGCGGGCCGCGGGCCGCGGGGGAGCCTGGCTGTCTCGCGCGGTTCGCGGCTGCCGGCCCCCGAGGGCCGcactgctgccgccgccgccccaCCCCGAGCGCGCCCTCGCCGCTGTCCGCGGGGGCCTGGGGTGCTCAGAGGGGCGGGAGGGTGGAGGGGGCGGCTCACGTGCGGATGGCCAGAGAAGCCGGGCTGACGGGGAGGAGGAGCCCAAAGATgcggaggaggaggaagacgagGAGGAGCTTCTGAGGAGGGACCCGCTGCTGCCCGCGGGGACACAGCGCGTGTGCCTGGTTCACCCTGAGGTCAAGTGGGGGCCCGGGAAGACGCAGGGGACCCGAG CCGAATGGCAGGTGGCGGAGGCCCGAGCGCTGGTGTGCACGCTGGACGGCTGGTTGGTGGTGGACACGATGGTGGTACGCACCACGACGCCAGACAAGAAGCTCATCTTCGGCAGAGGGACCTTGGAGCAGCTGACAG AGAGGATCAGAGGGTCCCCGGAAATCACCTCTGTCTTCCTGAACGTGGAGAGGCTGGCCACGCCCACCAAG AAAGACCTGGAAGCTGCCTGGCGCGTGCCGGTGTTTGACCGGTTCACCGTGGTTCTTCACATATTCCGCTGCAACGCCCGCACCAAGGAGGCGCGACTGCAGGTGGCGCTGGCCGAGCTCCCTCTGCTCAG GTCCCACGTGAAAAGCAATGTTGCCCACCTGGGCGGACGCGGACGGAGCTCTCGCTACACCATGGGGTCAG GGGAGTCCTTCCTGCAGTTGCAGCAGCGTCTcctgagagacagggaagccaagATCCAGAAGGCCCTGGAGAGACTCCGCTGCAAGAGGCGCCTTCTGGGGCAGCAGCGTAGGCGGAAGGAGTTCCCCGTGGTCTCTGTAGTGGGATACACAAACTGTG GGAAAACCACGCTGATCAAGGCCCTGACCGGGGACGCCGCCATACAGCCCCGGAACCAGCTGTTCGCGACTCTCGACATCACGGCCCACGCGGGGCGGCTGCCCTCCGCGCTGACGGTCCTCTACATGGACACCATCGGCTTTCTCTCCCAGCTGCCCCACAGCCTGGTCGAGTCCTTCTCGGCCACCCTGCAGGACGTGGCCCATTCG GATCTGATCGTCCATGTCAGAGATGTGAGCCACCCCGAGACGGAGCTGCAGAAGGCCAGTGTCCTGTCAGCCCTGTGGGGCCTGGGCCTGCCAGACGCCCTCCTGGAGAGCATGGTGGAAGTCCACAACAAGGTGGACCTGGTGCCCGG GTACACACCCGTGGAGCCCGACGTCCTGGCCGTGTCTGCCCTTCTGGGGCTCGGGCTGGATGAGCTGATGGCCAGGGTGGAGGACGCCGTCCTGCGAGCCACGGGGAGACGGACCCTCACCCTCCGCGTGCGGCTGGCGGGACCGCAGCTGAG CTGGCTTCACCAGGAGGCTACGGTGCAGGCGGTGGACGTGATCCCCGAGGCCGGGGCTGCCGATGTGAAAGTCATCATCAGTGACTCTGCTTACGGAAGGTTCCGGAAGCTGTTTCCGGGGTGA